From Anaerolineales bacterium, the proteins below share one genomic window:
- a CDS encoding GyrI-like domain-containing protein yields MKKLDLRKKYRSLYVAPAKKVVLLDVPELQFAMINGVIEPGQGPSDSPGFRDALQALYGISYTLKFMSKQRKVNPIDYPVMALEALWWVSRGSYFDPGQPWKYTAMILQPEHITPKMFSQAIVRLKEKKPNPAIARVRLRRLHEGLCIQALHIGPYAQEPRTLKKMDDFAAEQRLALRGRHHEIYLGDPMRAAPEKLRTVLRHPVRQKG; encoded by the coding sequence ATGAAGAAACTCGATCTGCGCAAGAAGTACCGGTCGTTGTATGTTGCGCCGGCCAAGAAGGTTGTCTTGCTCGATGTCCCGGAACTGCAGTTCGCCATGATCAACGGCGTGATCGAGCCCGGCCAGGGACCGTCCGACAGCCCGGGATTCCGGGATGCATTGCAGGCCCTGTACGGAATCTCCTATACGCTGAAGTTCATGTCGAAGCAGCGGAAGGTGAACCCGATCGACTACCCGGTCATGGCGCTCGAGGCGCTGTGGTGGGTAAGCCGGGGCAGCTACTTCGATCCCGGGCAGCCCTGGAAATACACCGCCATGATCCTACAGCCGGAGCACATCACGCCGAAGATGTTCAGCCAGGCGATCGTCCGCCTGAAGGAGAAGAAGCCCAACCCCGCCATTGCCAGGGTGCGGCTGCGCCGGTTGCACGAGGGCCTGTGCATCCAGGCGCTGCACATTGGGCCCTATGCCCAGGAGCCGCGCACCCTCAAGAAGATGGATGACTTCGCGGCCGAACAGCGACTGGCCCTCCGGGGAAGACACCACGAGATCTACCTGGGAGACCCAATGCGCGCCGCGCCAGAGAAGCTGAGAACCGTCCTCCGCCATCCGGTGCGGCAGAAAGGCTGA